The Psychrobacter arenosus region GGCAATAATGGCTGCAACTGAGCCCAACAAATCCCCTAAAACATGCAAATAGGCGCTGTGCATATTCAGGTTGTTTGCTTCTGGAGCTTGGCTAGCCACCTTTGCACTTTCTCTTCCATGGTCTTTGTCATGAGCGTGGTCGTGTGTACCATGTTCTTCTTCGCCATGCTCGTGGTCATGGTCATGGTCAGCGTGACTGTCTGCTGCGCCGCCGCGATGTAACATCCAAGCCACCAACACGTTGACCAACATACCGATAGTCGCAATGATAAGCATGCCTTTGGTAGCAACATCAGGTGGTGAATTAATACGACCGATAGCTTCGATAAAAATCATGATTGAGATGATTATCAATGTCGCCCCATTAGCTCCGGCGACTAAAATCTCAAAACGTTTATAACCAAAAGTCTTCTGCGCATTGGCAGATTTTTCACCAATTTTAAAAGCCAGTAAGGTTGCCCCTAAAGCAGCAGCGTCGCTCAGCATATGCCCCGCATCTGACAATAGCGCCAGACTGTTGGTCAGCCAACCGCCAACCGCCTCTACTAGCATAAAGCTAGTAATAATAATAAAGCTAATCAACAGAATGCGGCGCTGCTTGCTCATATCACGAACTTTAGGCTCATCGTGAAAATGTGGAGGGTCATGAGGGACAGTCAGATCGAATTTTGACGCGGACATACAGTCTCTTCTAAGCTAGTGGATGGGGAGCATTCGACGTAGAATTACACGCAACCTTAAGGGTAAGGCTAAAGTTAACGAGATAAAGCTATTACCATCCTACAGGATCCACGTCTAAAGTCAGTTTAAGATATTTTGCAGAAGGTAAATCAAGGACTTGCGGCCACCAGTGGTTGAGCACTTGATGCAAATGTGGGCGCGATTTGGCGAGTAATAATAACTGGGAATGGTAGCGGCTATTCTTCTTTTTCATCGGCGCATCGATAGGCCCGAGAATGGCTAGCTCATTAGGCGTAGGCAGGATAGCCCGTGCGTCTTTTAGGGCTTGGGTAGTGCGCTCCAAGGTTTTGCCTTCACAGCGGATTAATACCCCGTGAGTCTCCGGCGGTAGCCCCATCATTTTGCGCTCTTCTAACAGTTGTAAGGCAAACTCTTGATAGCCGTCGCGTACTAATTTTAACAGCAGCGGATTGTCCGGTTGTACGGTCTGAATTAACACTTTACCGGGCTTGTCACCACGGCCGGCTCGACCGGCGACTTGGATAATCAACTGGGCGGTGTGTTCAGGAGAGCGAAAGTCGGGCGATAAAAAACCCCGATCCGCATTGGGCAGACAGACTAAAGTGACACGGGGGAAATGGTGGCCTTTAGCGACCATTTGCGTGCCAACTAAAATCGCTGGCTCGCCCGTATTGATACGTTGGTAGATATTTTCCCAACTGTCTTTACGCCGCGTGGTATCACGGTCGATTTGAATGATAGGGTAGGTGACTTTACTGGTCTGCGGGTTACTAAATAGGGCATGCAAACTTTCGGTCAAACGGGTCGTGCCCATACCCACCGCATCTAAATTTACACTGCCGCAATCGGGACAAGCGGTAGGAATATAGGCTTGCCAATCGCAATGATGGCATTTGAGATAGCTTGGTTGCTGACTATTAAGCTGGCTGTGGTGCAGGGTCATATGGGCTTCGCAGCGGGTACAATCTGCCTGCCAACCGCACGCTGCGCACAGTAAAATAGGCGCATAACCGCGGCGATTTAAAAAGATAAGCACTTGCTCACCCGCGGCCAACGTCTGCCGAATCGCATTAACAGTATCGTCAGTTAGCCCTGTATTTTGCGCACTATCAATATTGGCTAATAGCGATTTTTGCTTAGGGCTATCAACCGGTTGCTCGCTATAAGCTGTGGGCTTATCCCTAGCGTCGATCAGCTGCAAGGTAGCGGCTTTGGCGTTACCTGCCCGTTGGGTCAAACTTAACTCAATCAACTTACCATCGGCAACTAATTTAAAATGCTCTAAGGCAGGGGTAGCCGTCCCTAAAACCACCGGCACTTTCGCCTGAAAACCACGATACAGCGCTACGTCCGCCGCATGATAACGTAGGGTGTCTTGTTGTTTGTACGATTGATCATGCGCTTCATCAACGACGATAAGCCCAAGATTGGCAAAGGGATACAGCACAGAGGAGCGGGTGCCAATGATAATTTGGGCATGACCTTGACGACAGTCCTGCCAACCTTGCATGCGTTGGGTGTTATTTAGCCCCGAATGTAGAAGTAGAATATGGGCGGCAAAGCGCTGCGCAAAGCGAGCTCGAGTCTGCGGTGTTAAACCAATCTCTGGCACTAGGACTAAGACTTGTTTGCCCGCGGCTAATATAGGCTGCATGGCTTGTAGATAGACTTCCGTCTTGCCACTACCCGTGACCCCGTTGAGTAAAAACCCTTGATATTGCTGATGCTCAAAAGCTTGCACTATGGCGTTAACAGCAGTAGCTTGCTCATCATTTAAATCGAGGGGCATCTTAGCTAAAGAAGGCAGTTTTGGCGCGCCTTTCGGTTCCAAATAATGCTCAATAAGGCCTTTTTCTTCCAGCTTGGCTAAAAAGGGCCGCTCCATACCTTCTAATAATAAGATATCTTCGCTTGCTCCATGCCGGCCATGCAATTTTAGCATTTCAAACTGTTGTTTTTGTTTTTTGGCTTGTGGAGAGAAATCCGCATCAGCGATATTAGGCAAGATACGCCAATGGGTTATTAATAAATCTAACGGTTTGCCCTGACGAATAAGGGTCGGCAGCATCACGGAGAGCACATCACCGAAGGGATAATGATAATAGCGTGCTAGCCATTGTCCCAGACTCAGCATATCGCTAGCTAATAGCGGCTCGTCGTCCAATACTCGTTTGATAGGTTTAAGTTTATTCGTGGGAATCGTGCTGTCAGCCGCAGGTACATGGGCGACGACAATGCCAATCAGCGTTTGCCGACCAAAAGAAACTTCAACGCGTGTTCCGATAGCAGGTAAGGCAGGTGAATTATTCAATGGTGTGGGCGTAGTATGCGTAAGATTTGGCTCAGCAAACAGGTCATCGCCAGCTAGATTAGGGCTAGCTGTAAGTTGATGGTTAGGCTGGTTTTCTAGACTTTGTAATGATGCGGGCGCGTCTTGAGAAACGGGTGCAAGATAGTCGAATACCCGATAGAGAGGAACAGGTAGAGCGACACTAACCAGCATAGTAACGGATAATCCATAGGCAAATAAGGAAGGGTGAAGCGACTCAATACTTGCCAACCGCTATTTTTGTTAGATTAAAAATAACGACGGCAATATACATCATGCCAAAAGGGAAGTATTGAGCGTAAGCTAAGCGTTAGCACTTAGCTTAATATAGAGTTTTGAGCTTAGTCTTCGATATATAGAATCGTTTCAATTTCTACCACGCCACCTTTTGGCAAGGCAGCTACTTGCAGAGCAGCACGCGCAGGATACGGCTCAGATAGGCGAGCGGCAAACAGTTCGTTAAGCGCAGCAAAGTCATTCAAATCCGTCAATGACACGTTAAATTTAACCGTATCCTTTAAAGAACCGCCAGCAGCAGCACAAATGGCTTCGATATTGTCCATGACTTGCGCGGCCTGGGCGTCAAAGCCTTCATGCAATTCCATCGTAGTGGGATCGATACCCAATTGGCCAGAAATATAAACCGTGCTACCCGCGTCGGTAGTGATTTTTACGGCTTGTGAATAG contains the following coding sequences:
- a CDS encoding cation diffusion facilitator family transporter, with the protein product MSASKFDLTVPHDPPHFHDEPKVRDMSKQRRILLISFIIITSFMLVEAVGGWLTNSLALLSDAGHMLSDAAALGATLLAFKIGEKSANAQKTFGYKRFEILVAGANGATLIIISIMIFIEAIGRINSPPDVATKGMLIIATIGMLVNVLVAWMLHRGGAADSHADHDHDHEHGEEEHGTHDHAHDKDHGRESAKVASQAPEANNLNMHSAYLHVLGDLLGSVAAIIAALAMMWFGWAWADPVASVIVAALILISGYRVVKQSAHILMEGTPSDISLDNVVATMEAHEAVIKVHDLHVWTITSGLHALSCHVIVDGDMRISAASALIHELEHSLEALGISHATIQVESSGFSEAHGDALVCDISNRGQDNSGHLGHNH
- a CDS encoding primosomal protein N'; translated protein: MLVSVALPVPLYRVFDYLAPVSQDAPASLQSLENQPNHQLTASPNLAGDDLFAEPNLTHTTPTPLNNSPALPAIGTRVEVSFGRQTLIGIVVAHVPAADSTIPTNKLKPIKRVLDDEPLLASDMLSLGQWLARYYHYPFGDVLSVMLPTLIRQGKPLDLLITHWRILPNIADADFSPQAKKQKQQFEMLKLHGRHGASEDILLLEGMERPFLAKLEEKGLIEHYLEPKGAPKLPSLAKMPLDLNDEQATAVNAIVQAFEHQQYQGFLLNGVTGSGKTEVYLQAMQPILAAGKQVLVLVPEIGLTPQTRARFAQRFAAHILLLHSGLNNTQRMQGWQDCRQGHAQIIIGTRSSVLYPFANLGLIVVDEAHDQSYKQQDTLRYHAADVALYRGFQAKVPVVLGTATPALEHFKLVADGKLIELSLTQRAGNAKAATLQLIDARDKPTAYSEQPVDSPKQKSLLANIDSAQNTGLTDDTVNAIRQTLAAGEQVLIFLNRRGYAPILLCAACGWQADCTRCEAHMTLHHSQLNSQQPSYLKCHHCDWQAYIPTACPDCGSVNLDAVGMGTTRLTESLHALFSNPQTSKVTYPIIQIDRDTTRRKDSWENIYQRINTGEPAILVGTQMVAKGHHFPRVTLVCLPNADRGFLSPDFRSPEHTAQLIIQVAGRAGRGDKPGKVLIQTVQPDNPLLLKLVRDGYQEFALQLLEERKMMGLPPETHGVLIRCEGKTLERTTQALKDARAILPTPNELAILGPIDAPMKKKNSRYHSQLLLLAKSRPHLHQVLNHWWPQVLDLPSAKYLKLTLDVDPVGW
- a CDS encoding Rid family detoxifying hydrolase; this encodes MPREIIHTDKAPAAVGTYSQAVKITTDAGSTVYISGQLGIDPTTMELHEGFDAQAAQVMDNIEAICAAAGGSLKDTVKFNVSLTDLNDFAALNELFAARLSEPYPARAALQVAALPKGGVVEIETILYIED